The following proteins are encoded in a genomic region of Hypanus sabinus isolate sHypSab1 chromosome 19, sHypSab1.hap1, whole genome shotgun sequence:
- the LOC132377850 gene encoding uncharacterized protein LOC132377850, translating into MVSLLTPLILPSVVSPPFPEHLCPPDLPATLTVIKVPLTLTCQPKTLHIQHIILHNFRHPQRDPTIKHIFLPTGKNSSAFHRVLSLCDSLVNSYFPTISFLALTPAGGHCATPAHPPPFWAPNTPSRVCNTSPTNLLGSSIVSSALNAGAFTMLRPVINWGTSSSSTSAPSATSRASWWPNNFNCNSHSCSNVPIRGLLLCHHEVTLRVEEQHLVFRLGSLQPDNMIFDFILEVFLYPSPLLFLILVSHLYSPVLTPLTPLLLIPSSFPFSYGPPSPSSPLPFPPTWPHLPPSCYHLYHPPIFLFLHLPPSFLDLKKVLA; encoded by the coding sequence ATGGTTTCCCTGCTAACACCATTAATTCTGCCTTCAGttgtatctcctccatttcccgaacaTCTGTGCCCACCTGATCTGCccgccaccttaacagtgataaaAGTTCCTCTTACCCTTACCTGCCAGCCCAAGACCCTccatatccaacacatcattctccataacttccggcatcctcaaagggatcctaccatcaAACATATATTTTTACCAACAGGGAAAAAcagttctgctttccacagggttcTCTCCCTGTGTGATTCCCTCGTCAACTCATACTTCCCCactatctccttcctggcacttacccctgccgGAGGCCACTGTGCTACACCCGCCCATCCACCTccattctgggccccaaacactccttccagggtatgcaacacttcacctacaaaTTTGCTGGGGTcttctattgtgtccagtgctctcaATGCAGGAGCCTTTACAATGTTGAGacccgtcataaattgggggacctcttcatcgagcacctctgcaccatccgccacaagcagggcttcctggtggccaaacaatTTTAATtgcaattcccattcctgttccaatgtGCCAATCCgtggcctccttttgtgccaccatgaggtcaccctcagggtggaggagcaacaccttgtattccgtttgggtagcctccaacctgataacatgATTTTTGATTTCATATTGGAAGTTTTTCTctacccctcccctcttctattcctcattctggtCTCTCACCTCTACTCACCTGTCttaacacccctcaccccccttctcctcatcccctcctccttccctttctcctatggtccaccttccccctccagccctttaccttttccacccacttggcctcacctaccaccttcttgCTATCATCTTTACCATCCCCCCATCTTTCTATTTttgcatcttcctccttcctttttagACTTGaagaaggtcttggcctga